gtgtgttgttaagtgtgttgttaagtgtgttgttaagtgtgttgttaagtgtgctgttaagtgtgttgttaagtgtgttgttaagtgtgttgttaagtgtgttgttaagtgtgctgttaagtgtgttgttaagtgtgctgttaagtgtgctgttaagtgtgctgttaagtgttctgttaagtgtgctgttaagtgtgttgttaagtgtgttgttaagtgtgttgttaagtgggctgttaagtgtgttgttaagtgtgttgttaagtgtgttgttaagtgtgttgttaagtgtgctgttaagtgtgttgttaagtgtgctgttaagtgttctgttaagtgtgctgttaagtgtgctgttaagtgtgctgttaagtgttctgttaagtgtgctgttaagtgtgctgttaagtgtgctgttaagtgtgtTGTTACTTATCAAGTGTGTTGATGGTTTCACTTCACCCAGAGTGAAGCCTCTGCTGGGAAACTCACCACGGCTGTGCCTGCTCTCCGTGTCAGTGGGTGGGCAGTGGGAGCTGTGGGTCGGGCAGGAGCTCCAGGACGCCGAGTGGCTGACGCAGGGCGTGAGGGGCACATGCTGGCCTTCCCCGGAGGCCTGACTCCCCAGCGCGGCCTGGGACGTGAGATTCTCCCGATGACATGACCCTGCAGTGGACGACACGCAGACACGTtccctcatgtgcacacacagaacagacaccgacacacaatacacacacaatacacatgcAGTTATGCAGCGATGCCCACATGACACTGCAAGCCATCGAGCTCAAGTATGAACACATACTGtgtagatgcacacacacacacacacacacacacacacacacacacacacacacacacacacacacacacacacacacacacacacacacacacacacacacacacagtcaacctTGGACCAACAGCTCATCAAAGTACGGACTTGACGTTTTCCACGAGGCTAATTTCCATTTAACATATCCATGTCAAGGCCTTGCACCGCTGCACCGCTTTGATCTCGTGAAGGAGAGGAGCCTCCCCTCGCTCCTCCAGACCACCCCTCCTCCAGCAGGGCTTCATTACTAGTCCGGGGCGATATGCTCCACGTCCAAACCAGTCGAACCGTCAGCGGATCTGAGTCACTCCTGTCCCTCCCGCTCATGCACGACCCTCCTGCTGCCGAGCTCATACATCTTTCATACCTCTATAAAATTCCCTTTGCCCTTTTCATATCCGACACCGAGAGAGAACAACAGCTTGATGAATGGGGGCGGTTTTCTAAATCGCTTGCCGCAAAGTCTCAAACGTATACCTGCTGAAGAAAAGACCGTCTTTTGAAACTTTTCAGCATGCTGGCTTTCGAGGTGTGTTTCTGCTGGGTTGACCAGGTTAACGTTACATTGGATGAGttagattgctccctccgggtttgggggtgagttgctgcctcaagtgaaggagttcaagtatctcggggtcttgttcaggagtgagggtaggatggagcgggagattgacaggcggattggcgcagcatcagcagtaatgtggacgttgtaccggaccgttgtggtgaagagggagctgagctggaaggcagagctctcatttaccagtcagtcttcgttccagccctcatctatggtcacgagctttgggtagtggccgaaagggggagatcgcggatacaagcggctgaaatgagtttcctctgtagggtgtctgggctcagccttagagatagggtgaggagctcggacatccagagggagctcggagtagagctgctgctccttcacgtcgaaaggagccagttgaggtggttcaggcatctgattaggatgccctctggatgccttcctttggtggtttaccggacacggccaactgggaggagaccccggggtagacccagaactcgctggacggactacatgtccagtctggcctgggaacaccttgggatccccccaggaggagctggagggcgttgctggggagagggacatctggagggctgtacttaacttgctgccaccacgacccgaccccggagaagcggctgaagatgactgaatgaatgaatgaatgaatgaatgaatgaatgagttagAGTTAAGCATGTGGGTGATTAACCAGAAAAGGGCTCCATTGACATTCCATCCaggtcacacaaacacaccagcatGTTCATGTTGCTGTGCTAGCATCGCAACACTGAAAAAGTTCAAAGTTAAAGTGAAAACACTGAAAATGTTCATGAAAATATCATTTGCCCCAAAGAATGCTAGAAGtataaaaccatccatccatccatcatccagaccgcttatcctgctctcagggtcgcagggatgctggagcctatcccagcagtcactgggcggcaggcagggagacaccctggacaggtcaccaggccatcacagggcccacacacacacacacacacacacacacactcgtttcactaccctatgaggacccctcattgactatattcatttcctaacccttacccttaccctgaccttaacctaatcctaatcctaaccctaatcctaaaaccaagtcctaaccctaaaatagacccttttacttgtgaggacctctaaaatgtccacacaaggtaggtggtttctgctttttctatcctaatgaggacatttggtccacattaggatagttagtGGTTCTTAATAATGTGGAATCATAAAATATATACAATGCAAAATATTCTGCACGGCAGTTAAACAGGCTGAACATCCAGAATACTGGGAGCGATAGGCGCCCTTTCCCATTTGCATGAACAAGGCTATTtatagacaacaacaacaacaacaacaagaacgaATGCTTATCCTCTGTGATTCCAACGCtaaaaataataatgacaataacaataataataataataataataaaaaaagcttCTATGTTTGTGGCCAACGGGTCATGTTGCAGAATTTACTTCATTACATCCGTAGAGTTTCCCCTGACAGGAACATGCCCCTGaggcgcctgaggtctgtttgcaGATTCAAACGCAGCTCAGATTTGTTCATAACGGACACACGGCACATACAAACCGGgggatgtgggtgggtggggggtgttgTGCACTGATGTGTCATCTGTGCCCCTTACCCACTACAGCCCTATATGTAGTATGTCTTCAGTCAGGGGAAGTGCTGATCGTGTGTGGGTTCAGCTTTGTTAAACCACGGGAGGAGAACTGCCAAAGAAGTGCTGCAGGGCTGCATTCATGGTCCAAACAATGTGACTCAACAAGGTCAAGAAGTAAACTTCATGAATACATCTGCATGGGGCCAACAGAGGCAAATCCTCTTAATAGCCTCCTTCTGATGGGAGATAGTAGAGAAGGGCACATGCTTGCGAGATGCTTCCTTAGTGCAAACGCCATTATGCTGCTGCATGGCAAATCATGTGTTATTGATGGAAACCGCAGAAGATCCCATGCAGAAACACTGCATGGCTGCAGggctgctgttgtttgtccatccatccatccatctatccattatccaagccgcttatcccagtcggggtcaaggggatgctggagcctatcccagcagtcactgggcggcaggcggggagacaccctggacaggccgccaggccatcacacatggtCCTCCCCATATGCCAGTTCCACATAATAAGGAAACCAACACTTAGGCAGGCAAGGACAtccgtcctcagactgccatacgTTATTTCCATATGTACACCCAGCCCTCTTCCAGGCTGATCTCTCTATCTTTCCAGCACGGGTCCGTGCTGTTGCTAGATCTCTAGAGCTGTCGGGGCTGGTGTTGTGCATTAGGAAACCCAACAGTATCTAGTATCTTGCATAGCCTGGGTTAGAGGTTGGAATGGCCCTGTTTTCTCCCACTGAATCAGACACCTCGCTGAAAAGAGAAGCGATATGGACATCTTCAAAGACGGTCTTATCTGAAAGAGGGCAAAGAAATAATGCTGAAAAGGCAAAGTCCAGCGTCTCCCCTAACAGGACCCCCGGATAACCACTCAGAGAATTACCTGCTGTCCAAATTGCATTTCGTTACATTAGCGATGCATGTTTTAAGTGCAGCACTCATCTGGTTCAGCTATGGGCCCGGACATTTTAAAAGTACTGATGCAACACATTAGGCAAATGGATGATGAGCAGGTACTTCCTGACACACTGATGAGTTATCTGAGTAAAAACACATCCTAGCTGACTTTAAGATGGGAGGGGTCACAATATTACACCTTCAAGTTAGTCTGGAGCTGTCGAGACAACAGGGAAACCCtgtaaaagtaaaagtaaaattTCTTCAGTGAAGCTCCCTAAACATGTCATTTGTTAAAATGTGACTCAGTTTCCATTTGGTGTTAAGGCTTGGTATGAATTCACTCTGAAGCAAGAAAAAACATTATTGATAACTGTAGGCAATTGTTTGCTGATTGATGATATTTGACGATTACCATAGGACCACAAAAAACATAAGCAAGATCAAGTAAAAACAAGCAACCTGTtgaggcaaaaaataaaaaataaaataaaataaataaatccttGTACCTAACCCAGGACATTCATATCAACCCTTTGTGCTGGCTATACTTGACAACATGAAGAAAATGCTCATGGCGATATTGTTGAGATGGATGACGTGATTAACACAGCCGATCGATCGCAGGTTTTCAAATGCCACATCAAATACAGAACCACCTCAGTATCTAATGTGCATCAATTAGGGCCGGGCAATAATTCAGCAGCCTGGTGGTGTTTGCTTTGTTTTGTATCTGGATGCAACTGGGATGACGTCATGTTGTCGTACACAGCTTCGCCGTCCAAATGTGGTCTAATTTCAGTGATAATGAGAATTTACCGGCTAACATTTCTTACAGAGCGAGGTTTGATATAAATGAGGGGGCGTTATTTGGAAACTAATACTTTCTTTATGGGATATTGTACCTCACATGACCAAACAATCCAACGTGGTGAACCTCAACAGGATTCTTGAAGTTGGTAAATTTGCGTGTAGAGGCAGATATCGCGATATGACGTGTCCCTATCGCGAGAAAAAGCACGCTATGATTATCGTGATAATAACATTTTCCATGCTGCATCCGATCAGGCTTGCTCATATAAAGCTGCTCtggttttttttcttcgtttttttttgttttcccccccTGGCAAAAACAAGAGGATGGATGGAAAATGGGAAACACTCGCGTCCTCCTCTCCCGTTTGCCTGGAATATTTCTTTAATGGACAAGGATTCATTCCTCCGCTCCCAGAGCAAAACAGGCGCCGTGAGACGTGTCCTGCTGCGGTGGCGGGTCTCTACGGGACTTGATATGACAAGTTTGACAAATCTGCAGACAGACTGAAACAGAGGCGACATCAGGCTGCACCAGAGAGGACCAGAGGGTGCAAAAGAGACACGCACAGCCATAGTTTAAACGTTTGTTGCACTAATTAGGGTTCCCCACGAAAAGTAGCTACTCGTGCAAAAAAGTAGACATCACAAACCCACGAATAAGGAATGAGGAGTACTTTACAACTGCATAGCCGCCTGCATAACTTTGCCTGAACGTGTCACCTAAGCAGAATGGAAGACAAGCGGTTATTATTCACACCAGATTTTTGGACACATTCGGCTACGGTAGAAGGAGCCAGACTTTATCCTACCTGAGGAGCTGTCAAGAGCACGCGACACATTGACATCCATCGAGCGTTTTCGCGCGCGCTCAGTAGTAACTGCCCACCATTACAGAATGACCGCTGGATATACGAGAGCTGTGCAAAATAAACAATAATAGCATCCGCTCATCTGGGCTGCTACGCTGGAGCAATGTAAGACGCGTGTAAGCGTCCCAAGTGTGTCACGGAGAGGGATGGGTGGAGTTCAACATACTGTTGAGGAGTGAAGCCGGGTAAACACTGAACTCCAAGACTATTGATTTGTGTCTGGCGCTGAGAGGGAGCAGCGTGGAGCTCTGCTGTACTGAACCTCCTGCACGCCTGCTTCACGCAAACCCGCCTGTTTGTCTTACACGTTAGAAAGCACGTCAAACTATACCCCCCTAGCCTGCTGTGTGGGCTTGATTGGGAAATGGTCATTTTGGCGTTGTAATGGGAGCCTGTTTTAGGGTGGATTGTGCGAGCCTAACTAACGGTTAGGTGTAGTGACACATGTTGAAACAGAGTTTTTACTAAGCACGCCTGCCGGgatataggctccagcaccccgccacCCTGgttgggacaagcggcttggataatggatggatggacgttactGCTACACTGATCATACAGTGCGCTATGGCAGCACGCTCCGGCGTATGCGCGcgcgggggtgggtgggggtaatGAAGGgtaaaacaaacacaacgcaATAAAACAGTCTATCTACAAGTTTATGGATTTTGTGGAGTACATATGGTACGTTGAGAATTACAGACGCCCGTCGTTCTGTCGTGTCTGAATGTCGTTAATTAACAAAGTGAGAAGGAGGCCGCTGGTTTCGCCCGACTTCCAGGCACCTGTTGTCGCGAATGACAGACGCACGCCGGCGCATTTTATGGCCACAGGGTGGCAGTGTTGGGTCAACTACTGTAAAGGGCGTCCACAAATACCGAGGTGTATTCAAGACCGCAACGTTACGAAAGACGGTCGGACTCGGAAAAGGGCAGCGGGCTAAAATTGACCGCGTTTTATATGCAACATTAATATTTGCTGTGTGTTTCGCATTAATATAGATTTTTTTGTTCAGTACACCGAGTAGCAGATGTTCCGGTACTCAGTATTTCGATGCATGTAAGTAACGTGCCCGTTGCGAGAACCCGTTTGGATAATGCCTTGAACGTAGCCTTACAGAGTCGCTAGCCGACCAGAACAACCGGCGAGTGATCGTGTAAACGCCGTCGTCTGCGTTTCGTTGGCAGTTTCCAGATGCTGAGGAGGTTAAACAAGAGGTGTGGATAGTGACAATAACGTAACTAGTCGGCTTGCTGCATATTAGTGGCTCAGCTTGTCGTTAGTTCTGGCGCGCTATTAGCGAGAATGCCAACGTTCGTTGACGCCCAGTTAGCGTAGCTAGCATAGCATAGCTTGCGTTAACGTTATGCTACGTGACCAAACGACAGCTGCCAGGGGAGCTGCTGCTTCTGCTACCCAAGAGTGGACCAGTCAACCTACCAACCCAGTAGCTAGCCTGCGAGTCTTAACTAAATCGAGGCATCCTTAACTTCTTTTTGtacgtttttttatttattattattgctgaCGTACCCAAGTATGGGGATGTGCCTACCGTGCCTTGGTGGAGCAGCAGACGACGTGGTTGTGACTCCAGATCCAGTAGGTTAACAGCTTTCTACAGCAGccttaatagtaataataataataataataataatttccaaGTTAGAATACCTTGCTTCTAACTGCATCCTGCATACATCTGTATAGCATGTACGTTAATTGCAGTGGGTACATTTATCAACAGTGAGATTGCAGTAGGCCATAAAGAGCAATGTTTAGTAAATGGTGGGTGTTTTGAGGCTCTTTGGAATTGTAAGTGTGCTCTGACTACGCCCTTACACTGTGTTTCGGGTGCATTCCTCACACACCAAGTTCACTGGTTTTCTGTTTTCTCTACAGGAGGCCAGGAGACAACAGTTAGCGGAGGCAGCTGAGAAGCGACAGAAAGCggtactgtatattgtgtctgCTTTAATTGTAGATATGAAACCGTGACAAGACATCACATACAGCATGCCATTGGAGAATATGAGATCAGATTCAGCTAAAATCAAAATGTATGATTTAACTGCTAACAAAAATGCATCCATCCTCCGATGAATGGCTTAGCACCATTTGGATGAGCAGTATGGCCTTGTATGACTTTCTATAAGCCTTGCCAGTTAAGATGTATGCACTTATAGCGAGGATGGTGATTTTGACAATACAGAAATTCCTCAAACCAACCCGTAAGAGACACACAAAAGCTGTATCAAGGTAAGTAGACATGAACCAATGTGGAGGCTCTTCTCTTGGCtaggtgatttatttattttttaagaatGGCTGAAACATTAACTACCACATCCTTATGCTCTGATATAATGCCTACCTCATTTAATTCCCAGTAAGCCATAAAATGTCAAACATTTCTCCACAGTTGTTGCCCTGGCACTTTGCTGAATTCCTACTTTGACCCCACCTGAAAGCACATACCCActgtcacatacccacatactcACTAGCACGTCACGGTGTTGAAACTGGAAACCCCATCCTTTGTCCAAATCTCCTTATTTATCTGCACAGGCTGCGCTTTGACTTATTCTTCTTTATGAATGCTACTTTGGCATTTATAATCACAGCTAACCATTAACAGAATCTTGCTTTTGCTCTATTTACACAACTTATTGACTGCTTTGCATCAGTTACTCTTTTGTAAGGTCTTTATCTGTTGgcactgtttttttgttgttgttttttttttttttacgtgtgTTTTCTCAGACAACATACAGGGGTGTTAAAAATCCAGAGGCAGttgaaaggaaaaggaaaaaacaggaggagatggagaaacAGGCAATGACCACCTCCGTCTCTGgtggcggtggcggcggcggcggcggcttgaAGGTTAGTCTTGTGGCATTCCTTAAGCAGTGTGATGTCCACTAAAGGAGCACATCACAAAGAGAATAATTTATATGTTATTTGAGCAAATATGATCAGTATTTGACATACTCCCTGCTCCAAATGAACAGAATTAAACATTCATTTTGGCAACCCAGAGAATGTGATGTTTATGTTCTACACCCAAAACAATCTTTTTTTATAGTGCTGCATTAATGTAGCTTTAGCTGTCAGTGCAAAATTTAAACAACATTCATACTCTATAAAGAGTCATTAAATGCTCAGCTTCCATGACTAATATTCGTTTAATTTTCCATCTATCCCATCTCCTTGCCTTCTCTTTGTTCCTGCAGTGGCAAGTTGGCTGAAGATCCCGGCACTTAAATCCCCAAAGTCCTCTATCTGAAGTTAAAGACAACAAGAAGGATTGCTGCAAAATGACTTGAAGGACGTTTGAACTGCTGTTAAGTTttaattttttcttctttttttcttttttgccacaTTAATTTTTCAAGCAAACACCTACTGTAAGAATTGTCTCGTGCTGACTATAATGCATTAAATATAGACAAAACCACATGTTTACCATTTGATTGGTTGCTGCCAACTTGGCCATTTTGGACCTTTAGACCAATCATGGGTGATGCAGTAATGAGTACTATAAACACTTGTGATGGGAAATGTGCTTGCTTACATATTAAAGTAAATCATTATGGTTGATGCTATCTGCTATCCCAATATCAAGACAAAATTGTCCTCACCGCTAAGACTTGTATGCCACAGTGGTATTTGTAAATTTTAGAGATGGGAAGATGGATATTTTTATTTAGTGTATACATATATCTTATTTAAATGC
The window above is part of the Lampris incognitus isolate fLamInc1 chromosome 6, fLamInc1.hap2, whole genome shotgun sequence genome. Proteins encoded here:
- the svip gene encoding small VCP/p97-interacting protein isoform X2 — protein: MGMCLPCLGGAADDVVVTPDPEARRQQLAEAAEKRQKAKFLKPTRKRHTKAVSRQHTGVLKIQRQLKGKGKNRRRWRNRQ
- the svip gene encoding small VCP/p97-interacting protein isoform X1, which produces MGMCLPCLGGAADDVVVTPDPEARRQQLAEAAEKRQKATTYRGVKNPEAVERKRKKQEEMEKQAMTTSVSGGGGGGGGGLKWQVG